In Ignavibacteria bacterium, the genomic window ATTAATTTTATTTTTTTATTCAAGACTGAACAAGTCTCACAAGCTGTTAATCAAAAAAAATATTGATTTAGTTCGATCAGAAATGAGTTCTTTAGGAGCCAAATCTAAAAAGGATAAGCACCCTATTGAATCTAAAATGGCTTCCGACGTTTTTGACTCTCAACATATAAGTTTACAGCCGAGTGATCACAGTCATGAACATTTTGACCCGGTGATGATGCGAGAGCTCGCGACTCACACTTAGAAGAGATAATGAATAAGAAACAGCTTTATCTTGATCCAAATTTGAGTTTAGATAGTCTTGCAGAGTCACTTGAAATAAATAGAAATTATCTTTCTAAGGTGATCGATCATCTTCATAGTGTACATTATAGTATATACGTGATAAACTTCAGGATTAGAAGAGCGATACACTTGATTTCGAGCAGACATGATGCAGAGGTCTACAACTTTGAAGGAATAGCGAAGGAAGTTGGCTTTGCAAATCGAACTACATTTCTATCTGCATTCAAAAAGTATACTGGTGTAACACCATCATTTTCATAAAAAATCTTTCAAAACAATAACCTCACTTAAAACACAAAAACTCATGCAGTTTTCGCTTTGTGTTCTCAGTGCTCTCAGTGGTCATTTTTTAAAGTTAAGCTTTTATCAACCGGATCATTTCTCTGACTGCATTCTCAAGTCCGACAAAAACTGCTTTTGCGATTATTGCATGTCCAATGCTTACTTCTTCTATTTCTTTGATCTCACGAAAAGGAATAATGTTTAAATAGTTCAAACCATGACCGGCATTAACTCCTAAATCGAGTTTTCGTCCAAGTTTTGCCGCTTGACGTATTCTTTCCAACTCTTCTATTGCTTCTTCTTCGCTTATTGCGTTTGCATAATCACCTGTATGGATTTCAATAAAATCCGCACCTAAGTCCGCGGCACTTTGGATATGGTCTGGAATTGGATCAATAAACAAGCTGACTTCGACCTCATGTTTGTGAAGTTCATCGATTGTCTCTTTAACCTTCTTGAAATTTGAAATAACATCTAATCCACCTTCAGTTGTGAGTTCTTGAC contains:
- a CDS encoding helix-turn-helix domain-containing protein, yielding MNKKQLYLDPNLSLDSLAESLEINRNYLSKVIDHLHSVHYSIYVINFRIRRAIHLISSRHDAEVYNFEGIAKEVGFANRTTFLSAFKKYTGVTPSFS
- a CDS encoding pyridoxine 5'-phosphate synthase yields the protein MMRLCINIDHVATLRQARGEFEPDPVTAAMICELAGADGIVCHLREDRRHVNDRDVRLLRDMVKTKLDLEMSTNEEIVKIACEIGPDLATLVPEKRQELTTEGGLDVISNFKKVKETIDELHKHEVEVSLFIDPIPDHIQSAADLGADFIEIHTGDYANAISEEEAIEELERIRQAAKLGRKLDLGVNAGHGLNYLNIIPFREIKEIEEVSIGHAIIAKAVFVGLENAVREMIRLIKA